The following proteins come from a genomic window of Drosophila sulfurigaster albostrigata strain 15112-1811.04 chromosome X, ASM2355843v2, whole genome shotgun sequence:
- the LOC133847322 gene encoding small ribosomal subunit protein uS7A, with protein sequence MAEVAENVVENFEEPAPIETEAAEAVLDTNVVATTELPEIKLFGRWSCDDVTVNDISLQDYISVKEKFARYLPHSAGRYAAKRFRKAQCPIVERLTCSLMMKGRNNGKKLMACRIVKHSFEIIHLLTGENPLQILVSAIINSGPREDSTRIGRAGTVRRQAVDVSPLRRVNQAIWLLCTGAREAAFRNIKTIAECLADELINAAKGSSNSYAIKKKDELERVAKSNR encoded by the exons ATGGCCGAAGTAGCTGAGAACGTTGTGGAGAACTTCGAGGAGCCGGCACCAATTGAGACCGAGGCTGCCGAGGCTGTGCTCGACACAAATGTGGTTGCCACCACCGAACTGCCAGAGATCAAGCTGTTCGGCCGCTGGTCTTGCGATGATGTCACCGTCAACGATATTTCGCTGCAGGATTACATTTCCGTGAAGGAGAAGTTCGCTCGCTATCTGCCCCATTCGGCTGGTCGCTATGCCGCCAAGCGTTTCCGCAAGGCCCAGTGCCCCATTGTGGAGCGTTTGACCTGCTCGCTGATGATGAAGGGACGCAACAACGGCAAGAAGCTGATGGCTTGCCGCATCGTCAAGCACTCCTTCGAGATCATCCACTTGCTCACCGGCGAGAACCCACTTCAG ATCTTGGTCAGCGCCATCATCAACTCTGGACCTCGTGAGGACTCCACCCGTATCGGTCGTGCTGGTACCGTTCGTCGTCAGGCTGTGGATGTGTCGCCCTTGCGTCGCGTCAACCAG GCTATCTGGCTGCTGTGCACTGGTGCCCGTGAGGCTGCCTTCAGAAACATCAAGACCATTGCCGAGTGCTTGGCTGATGAGCTGATCAACGCCGCCAAG GGTTCATCCAACTCGTACGCCATCAAGAAGAAAGACGAATTGGAGCGTGTTGCCAAGTCTAACCGTTAA
- the LOC133847319 gene encoding uncharacterized protein LOC133847319 isoform X1, protein MSPEKNLRQEPIEVVGELTSSFSSLSNISPSVSSSSRGGVTSSVASTTPPIVSGGQNLLCQPKLNRVSRLSNQQRINNWLAFIELDEEQPPKLISQRLSCQNLTPIECVNKQKVLTEWLQSVEQPAPAELQELPSTPQVTSAPIKAAVDFVPPADVAIPLTAIPIMRTLSNSNANIPRLNLNRSDSSEKKQVAAPLSAAEKRLQERRLRREQKSSKASSLPSEIIPNVFDDDDDSFFQELLGAMAKNNSQAPSSLPLDKEMSVDSQLEFERDDAQLPSSRNSFDLDASQPNGGNSLKASEADFNLESSADSLTGSKLNFSRVDLRASCLSFNLAASRANSTPSLKTNKSWASMDRRKRQRLNSSQQSNAMLEMLSLPSQELPSQSVLSFPPSSSVADGNDSQFISESVFRVPHVPPKRLSSTRNSLLSADDDEEMPSSSLWNCASSQASDLTLQFNASSSTAHQIGPATIASSCQQSPPLLDMDVEPSEQSQESLFQLEKRNDANWLPDPRSHPIDPLPRDRMFVKDNAQRCNVDVDLKFMPPSVQKLYTLICGKFSDYAFVYALSSQLSQDCVPMECYVYLKMALLISLVSIELDELRPPISLCVICNDSCATNRLLNSIGQLAPRFIGPHEGGQQPTFNALPARYNWVQASPLMMAQQGVYYAGDWNRLTRDQTEELEKAIENNTLPVPQLQSELPLEAAIWTYWQPENAVNQTTAFAKLGPIFGLPIYVDEPTNSSMWNFVLHAHTRDAQKKPEGINICIEDMRTLLELIQQRQVVFTEPAEQLLKRYFVISRIRQSTAFSSKTYVVLKQFAESLAKLAMRLDVIESDVIVAIFHCEHFVRSIFGAGECPPPAVASFNVISRVDAYMNVFSRWLFQYIEHFEQKLNQ, encoded by the exons ATGTCACCTGAAAAGAACTTAAGGCAGGAACCGATCGAAGTGGTTGGTGAGCTCACAAGCAGCTTTTCCAGTCT TTCAAATATCAGTCCTTCAGTTAGCAGTTCCAGCAGAGGCGGCGTCACATCCTCCGTTGCctcaacaacaccaccaaTTGTCTCAGGCGGCCAGAATTTACTGTGCCAACCAAAACTCAATAGAGTGAGTCGCCTTTCCAACCAGCAGAGGATTAACAATTGGTTGGCGTTTATAGAACTGGACGAAGAGCAGCCTCCAAAATTGATCAGCCAGCGTCTCAGCTGTCAAAATCTAACGCCCATCGAGTGTGTGAACAAGCAAAAGGTGCTTACCGAATGGCTGCAATCGGTGGAACAACCAGCTCCAGCTGAGCTTCAGGAGCTGCCATCAACGCCGCAAGTAACCAGCGCTCCAATCAAGGCTGCTGTGGATTTCGTGCCGCCAGCAGATGTCGCCATACCTTTGACTGCTATTCCCATCATGCGAACCCTGTCCAATTCCAATGCCAATATTCCCAGGCTCAACCTCAATCGCAGCGATTCGTCTGAGAAAAAGCAAGTCGCTGCACCGCTTTCTGCTGCTGAGAAGCGTTTACAAGAGCGACGTTTGCGACGCGAACAAAAGTCGAGCAAAGCGAGTTCATTGCCATCAGAGATCATCCCGAATGtttttgatgatgatgatgactcGTTTTTCCAAGAGCTACTCGGAGCCATGGCCAAGAACAATTCGCAAGCGCCGTCATCGTTGCCACTGGACAAGGAAATGTCAGTTGATTCGCAACTGGAATTCGAACGTGATGATGCCCAGTTGCCATCCAGTCGTAACTCATTCGATTTGGATGCATCTCAGCCAAACGGAGGGAACAGTTTAAAGGCTAGCGAAGCTGACTTCAATTTGGAATCATCTGCAGATAGTTTGACAGGCAGCAAACTCAACTTTAGTAGAGTCGACTTGCGTGCCAGTTGTCTATCATTCAATTTGGCAGCATCGCGAGCAAATTCAACGCCCAGTTTGAAAACCAACAAATCGTGGGCCTCAATGGAC CGTCGCAAACGACAGCGTTTAAATAGCAGTCAACAGTCGAACGCAATGCTGGAGATGTTATCGCTGCCTTCGCAGGAGTTGCCATCACAGTCGGTGCTCAGCTTTCCACCAAGCAGCAGTGTAGCTGATGGCAATGATAGTCAGTTCATCAGCGAATCTGTTTTTCGCGTACCCCATGTGCCACCAAAAAGATTGTCCTCCACCCGAAACTCGCTGCTTTCtgctgacgacgacgaggaaATGCCCTCCAGCTCATTGTGGAACTGCGCTTCAAGTCAAGCGAGCGACCTTACGCTGCAATTCAATGCCAGCTCCTCAACAGCGCATCAAATTGGCCCGGCAACAATAGCGTCATCATGTCAGCAAAGTCCGCCGCTATTGGACATGGACGTGGAGCCATCGGAGCAAAGTCAAGAGTCTCTGTTTCAGCTGGAGAAACGCAACGATGCCAACTGGCTGCCAGATCCACGATCTCACCCAATCGATCCACTGCCACGTGATAGAATGTTTGTTAAGGACAATGCGCAGCGTTGCAATGTTGATGTCGATTTGAAGTTTATGCCGCCCAGCGTACAAAAACTATACACTCTCATCTGTGGCAAATTCTCGGATTATGCATTCGTCTATGCGCTGAGCTCACAGCTCAGTCAAGACTGTGTGCCCATGGAGTGTTATGTGTACCTGAAGATGGCATTGCTGATCAGTCTGGTTAGCATTGAGCTAGACGAACTGCGTCCGCCCATTTCGTTGTGTGTCATCTGCAACGACAGCTGTGCGACGAATCGTCTGCTCAACAGCATTGGCCAATTGGCGCCGCGTTTTATTGGTCCCCACGAAGGTGGACAGCAGCCCACGTTCAACGCTTTGCCCGCCCGCTACAATTGGGTGCAGGCCAGTCCATTGATGATGGCGCAGCAAGGTGTCTACTATGCCGGCGACTGGAATCGCTTGACGCGCGATCAAACCGAAGAGCTGGAGAAGGCCATCGAGAACAATACGTTGCCGGTGCCGCAGCTGCAGAGCGAATTGCCATTGGAAGCAGCTATTTGGACATATTGGCAGCCAGAAAATGCCGTCAACCAGACAACGGCCTTTGCCAAGCTTGGTCC cATCTTTGGACTGCCTATTTATGTGGATGAGCCCACCAATTCGTCCATGTGGAATTTTGTGCTTCACGCGCACACTCGCGATGCCCAAAAGAAGCCCGAAGGCATCAACATCTGCATCGAGGATATGCGCACGCTCCTCGAATTGATACAACAGCGTCAAGTTGTTTTCACCGAGCCAGCGGAGCAGCTACTGAAGCGCTACTTTGTCATCTCTCGCATTCGACAGTCCA CCGCATTCAGCAGCAAGACATACGTGGTGCTGAAACAATTCGCCGAGTCTCTGGCCAAGCTGGCCATGCGTTTAGATGTCATCGAATCGGATGTTATCGTTGCCATATTCCATTGCGAGCATTTTGTGCGCAGCATCTTTGGTGCCGGCGAATGTCCACCTCCGGCTGTGGCCAGTTTCAATGTCATCTCTCGCGTGGATGCTTACATGAATGTTTTCTCCCGCTGGTTGTTCCAGTACATCGAACATTTCGAACAAAAACTTAATCAGTAA
- the LOC133847321 gene encoding bromodomain-containing protein 4-like, protein MPTKKHHAKLGWRDISNENANIEQNPIEEDSYNGSQPRSRRGAVPLFEFLGPNLLEINANDNSAEVDVKRILSRGQKEPTSQVSFKPTDADFPTVGSMPNRKIKTQAKVAVDVGVATGASVGTGAVFDPRFDDGFPTLGSMQDKPQSKVANDAKQMAVKADDIASGVQTEVAAEAAPAAAVAVVTPRATQSAIVQQIREQMAPAKPYQNRKTYNNHPGPGSMERQASNTTLPRHGVNAQFNASFRRMPQAQIRPPAPASMVMNRSSPLLHATPRPSSLPVQRSALSLPVQRPPHSLYMNRPPAPIQTYSTHRLSVQRSQPSLPQQRPPPALDARRTPAAMPMNRTTSSQPPRGHLLPTPSRSYVAPPPRASRPIVRHVSDFVVGAPRVTSNSFVGHRPGFNENAFFVCNQPPLKTSLNCHAAEFRPSYMMVNEPMPEPPIEPRGRKKSMTERRRRQRFYRTLKPNVMFGIGEVPPDLPQMMPRPIHLPAQVAQGTGPRSSFNPVYESNRRNNFPRGQA, encoded by the exons ATGCCGACCAAAAAGCACCATGCGAAGCTCGGATGGCGAGACATCAGCAATGAAAATGCCAATATTGAGCAGAATCCCATCGAAGAGGATTCTTACAACGGATCCCAGCCGCGTTCTCGTCGTGGAGCTGTTCCGCTCTTTGAATTCCTTGGTCCGAACTTACTGGAGATCAATGCAAACGA CAACTCGGCGGAAGTTGACGTCAAGCGTATTTTATCCCGTGGTCAGAAGGAACCAACTAGTCAAGTGTCTTTTAAGCCAACTGATGCTGACTTTCCCACTGTGGGCTCAATGCCCAACAGGAAAATTAAGACGCAAGCTAAGGTCGCTGTTGATGTGGGAGTAGCAACTGGTGCATCGGTTGGTACAGGAGCAGTATTTGATCCACGGTTTGATGATGGATTTCCAACGCTTGGCTCCATGCAAGACAAGCCGCAATCTAAAGTGGCTAACGATGCGAAGCAAATGGCAGTGAAAGCTGATGATATAGCATCAGGAGTGCAGACTGAAGtcgcagctgaagcagcaccagctgcagcagttgctgttgtgacGCCACGAGCAACACAATCAGCGATTGTCCAGCAAATTCGTGAGCAAATGGCGCCAGCAAAACCTTACCAAAACCGCAAGACATACAACAATCATCCTGGTCCTGGCTCTATGGAACGTCAGGCATCGAATACAACGCTACCACGTCATGGTGTCAACGCTCAGTTTAATGCTTCATTCCGTCGCATGCCACAAGCACAGATACGTCCACCAGCTCCTGCTTCGATGGTCATGAATCGATCTTCGCCATTGCTGCACGCGACTCCAAGGCCATCGTCGTTACCTGTGCAGCGTTCTGCTTTGTCGTTGCCTGTCCAGCGTCCGCCACACTCCTTGTACATGAATCGCCCGCCAGCGCCAATACAAACATATTCAACACATCGATTGTCTGTGCAGCGTTCTCAACCATCGCTGCCTCAGCAGCGTCCTCCTCCAGCGTTAGATGCCAGACGTACTCCAGCAGCAATGCCGATGAATCGAACAACATCTTCGCAGCCACCTCGAGGCCATCTGCTGCCGACGCCTTCGCGCTCATATGTAGCTCCCCCGCCACGTGCCTCGCGTCCCATAGTGCGCCATGTGTCCGACTTTGTTGTGGGTGCACCTAGAGTGACCTCCAATTCATTCGTTGGCCATCGTCCTGGCTTCAATGAGAATGCATTCTTTGTGTGCAATCAGCCGCCATTGAAGACCTCACTCAATTGCCATGCCGCTGAGTTTCGTCCTAGTTACATGATGGTCAACGAACCAATGCCAGAGCCTCCCATAGAGCCAAGAGGTCGCAAGAAATCCATGACA GAGCGTCGCAGGCGTCAACGTTTCTATCGCACTCTGAAGCCCAATGTGATGTTTGGGATCGGTGAAGTGCCGCCGGACTTGCCACAGATGATGCCGAGGCCAATCCATTTACCAGCTCAAGTGGCACAAGGCACTGGACCACGCTCCTCTTTTAACCCTGTCTACGAATCCAATCGACGTAACAATTTCCCACGTGGACAGGCTTAA
- the LOC133847319 gene encoding uncharacterized protein LOC133847319 isoform X2 yields MSPEKNLRQEPIEVVGELTSSFSSLSNISPSVSSSSRGGVTSSVASTTPPIVSGGQNLLCQPKLNRVSRLSNQQRINNWLAFIELDEEQPPKLISQRLSCQNLTPIECVNKQKVLTEWLQSVEQPAPAELQELPSTPQVTSAPIKAAVDFVPPADVAIPLTAIPIMRTLSNSNANIPRLNLNRSDSSEKKQVAAPLSAAEKRLQERRLRREQKSSKASSLPSEIIPNVFDDDDDSFFQELLGAMAKNNSQAPSSLPLDKEMSVDSQLEFERDDAQLPSSRNSFDLDASQPNGGNSLKASEADFNLESSADSLTGSKLNFSRVDLRASCLSFNLAASRANSTPSLKTNKSWASMDRRKRQRLNSSQQSNAMLEMLSLPSQELPSQSVLSFPPSSSESVFRVPHVPPKRLSSTRNSLLSADDDEEMPSSSLWNCASSQASDLTLQFNASSSTAHQIGPATIASSCQQSPPLLDMDVEPSEQSQESLFQLEKRNDANWLPDPRSHPIDPLPRDRMFVKDNAQRCNVDVDLKFMPPSVQKLYTLICGKFSDYAFVYALSSQLSQDCVPMECYVYLKMALLISLVSIELDELRPPISLCVICNDSCATNRLLNSIGQLAPRFIGPHEGGQQPTFNALPARYNWVQASPLMMAQQGVYYAGDWNRLTRDQTEELEKAIENNTLPVPQLQSELPLEAAIWTYWQPENAVNQTTAFAKLGPIFGLPIYVDEPTNSSMWNFVLHAHTRDAQKKPEGINICIEDMRTLLELIQQRQVVFTEPAEQLLKRYFVISRIRQSTAFSSKTYVVLKQFAESLAKLAMRLDVIESDVIVAIFHCEHFVRSIFGAGECPPPAVASFNVISRVDAYMNVFSRWLFQYIEHFEQKLNQ; encoded by the exons ATGTCACCTGAAAAGAACTTAAGGCAGGAACCGATCGAAGTGGTTGGTGAGCTCACAAGCAGCTTTTCCAGTCT TTCAAATATCAGTCCTTCAGTTAGCAGTTCCAGCAGAGGCGGCGTCACATCCTCCGTTGCctcaacaacaccaccaaTTGTCTCAGGCGGCCAGAATTTACTGTGCCAACCAAAACTCAATAGAGTGAGTCGCCTTTCCAACCAGCAGAGGATTAACAATTGGTTGGCGTTTATAGAACTGGACGAAGAGCAGCCTCCAAAATTGATCAGCCAGCGTCTCAGCTGTCAAAATCTAACGCCCATCGAGTGTGTGAACAAGCAAAAGGTGCTTACCGAATGGCTGCAATCGGTGGAACAACCAGCTCCAGCTGAGCTTCAGGAGCTGCCATCAACGCCGCAAGTAACCAGCGCTCCAATCAAGGCTGCTGTGGATTTCGTGCCGCCAGCAGATGTCGCCATACCTTTGACTGCTATTCCCATCATGCGAACCCTGTCCAATTCCAATGCCAATATTCCCAGGCTCAACCTCAATCGCAGCGATTCGTCTGAGAAAAAGCAAGTCGCTGCACCGCTTTCTGCTGCTGAGAAGCGTTTACAAGAGCGACGTTTGCGACGCGAACAAAAGTCGAGCAAAGCGAGTTCATTGCCATCAGAGATCATCCCGAATGtttttgatgatgatgatgactcGTTTTTCCAAGAGCTACTCGGAGCCATGGCCAAGAACAATTCGCAAGCGCCGTCATCGTTGCCACTGGACAAGGAAATGTCAGTTGATTCGCAACTGGAATTCGAACGTGATGATGCCCAGTTGCCATCCAGTCGTAACTCATTCGATTTGGATGCATCTCAGCCAAACGGAGGGAACAGTTTAAAGGCTAGCGAAGCTGACTTCAATTTGGAATCATCTGCAGATAGTTTGACAGGCAGCAAACTCAACTTTAGTAGAGTCGACTTGCGTGCCAGTTGTCTATCATTCAATTTGGCAGCATCGCGAGCAAATTCAACGCCCAGTTTGAAAACCAACAAATCGTGGGCCTCAATGGAC CGTCGCAAACGACAGCGTTTAAATAGCAGTCAACAGTCGAACGCAATGCTGGAGATGTTATCGCTGCCTTCGCAGGAGTTGCCATCACAGTCGGTGCTCAGCTTTCCACCAAGCAG CAGCGAATCTGTTTTTCGCGTACCCCATGTGCCACCAAAAAGATTGTCCTCCACCCGAAACTCGCTGCTTTCtgctgacgacgacgaggaaATGCCCTCCAGCTCATTGTGGAACTGCGCTTCAAGTCAAGCGAGCGACCTTACGCTGCAATTCAATGCCAGCTCCTCAACAGCGCATCAAATTGGCCCGGCAACAATAGCGTCATCATGTCAGCAAAGTCCGCCGCTATTGGACATGGACGTGGAGCCATCGGAGCAAAGTCAAGAGTCTCTGTTTCAGCTGGAGAAACGCAACGATGCCAACTGGCTGCCAGATCCACGATCTCACCCAATCGATCCACTGCCACGTGATAGAATGTTTGTTAAGGACAATGCGCAGCGTTGCAATGTTGATGTCGATTTGAAGTTTATGCCGCCCAGCGTACAAAAACTATACACTCTCATCTGTGGCAAATTCTCGGATTATGCATTCGTCTATGCGCTGAGCTCACAGCTCAGTCAAGACTGTGTGCCCATGGAGTGTTATGTGTACCTGAAGATGGCATTGCTGATCAGTCTGGTTAGCATTGAGCTAGACGAACTGCGTCCGCCCATTTCGTTGTGTGTCATCTGCAACGACAGCTGTGCGACGAATCGTCTGCTCAACAGCATTGGCCAATTGGCGCCGCGTTTTATTGGTCCCCACGAAGGTGGACAGCAGCCCACGTTCAACGCTTTGCCCGCCCGCTACAATTGGGTGCAGGCCAGTCCATTGATGATGGCGCAGCAAGGTGTCTACTATGCCGGCGACTGGAATCGCTTGACGCGCGATCAAACCGAAGAGCTGGAGAAGGCCATCGAGAACAATACGTTGCCGGTGCCGCAGCTGCAGAGCGAATTGCCATTGGAAGCAGCTATTTGGACATATTGGCAGCCAGAAAATGCCGTCAACCAGACAACGGCCTTTGCCAAGCTTGGTCC cATCTTTGGACTGCCTATTTATGTGGATGAGCCCACCAATTCGTCCATGTGGAATTTTGTGCTTCACGCGCACACTCGCGATGCCCAAAAGAAGCCCGAAGGCATCAACATCTGCATCGAGGATATGCGCACGCTCCTCGAATTGATACAACAGCGTCAAGTTGTTTTCACCGAGCCAGCGGAGCAGCTACTGAAGCGCTACTTTGTCATCTCTCGCATTCGACAGTCCA CCGCATTCAGCAGCAAGACATACGTGGTGCTGAAACAATTCGCCGAGTCTCTGGCCAAGCTGGCCATGCGTTTAGATGTCATCGAATCGGATGTTATCGTTGCCATATTCCATTGCGAGCATTTTGTGCGCAGCATCTTTGGTGCCGGCGAATGTCCACCTCCGGCTGTGGCCAGTTTCAATGTCATCTCTCGCGTGGATGCTTACATGAATGTTTTCTCCCGCTGGTTGTTCCAGTACATCGAACATTTCGAACAAAAACTTAATCAGTAA